In Jejubacter calystegiae, the following are encoded in one genomic region:
- the pstB gene encoding phosphate ABC transporter ATP-binding protein PstB, whose amino-acid sequence MSMVETTPGKIQVRDLNFWYGKFHALKDISLDIAKNQVTAFIGPSGCGKSTLLRTFNKMFALYPEQRAEGEILLDGENILTQSQDIALLRAKVGMVFQKPTPFPMSIYDNIAFGVRLFEKLSRADMDERVQWALTKAALWNETKDKLHQSGYSLSGGQQQRLCIARGIAIRPDVLLLDEPCSALDPISTGRIEELITELKQDYTVVIVTHNMQQAARCSDHTAFMYLGELIEFSDTDSLFTTPKKKQTEDYITGRYG is encoded by the coding sequence ATGAGTATGGTTGAAACCACCCCGGGTAAGATTCAGGTTCGTGATTTGAACTTCTGGTACGGGAAATTCCATGCCCTGAAGGACATCAGTCTGGATATCGCCAAAAACCAGGTAACGGCCTTTATCGGCCCTTCCGGCTGCGGGAAATCGACGCTGCTGCGTACCTTCAACAAGATGTTCGCGCTCTACCCGGAACAGCGTGCCGAAGGCGAAATTTTGCTGGATGGCGAAAATATTCTGACCCAGAGTCAGGATATCGCCCTGCTGCGTGCAAAGGTCGGTATGGTGTTCCAGAAACCCACACCGTTCCCGATGTCGATTTACGATAATATCGCCTTTGGTGTGCGCCTGTTCGAAAAGCTGTCGCGCGCCGATATGGACGAGCGCGTACAGTGGGCGCTGACCAAAGCGGCGCTGTGGAATGAGACTAAGGATAAGCTGCACCAGAGCGGTTATTCGCTGTCCGGCGGTCAGCAGCAGCGTTTGTGCATCGCCCGCGGCATTGCTATTCGCCCCGATGTTCTGCTGCTGGATGAGCCCTGCTCGGCGCTGGATCCCATCTCTACCGGGCGCATTGAAGAGCTTATCACCGAACTGAAACAGGACTATACCGTGGTGATCGTGACCCACAATATGCAGCAGGCGGCGCGCTGCTCTGATCACACGGCGTTTATGTACCTCGGCGAGCTGATCGAATTCAGTGACACGGATTCACTGTTTACCACGCCGAAGAAGAAGCAGACCGAAGATTACATCACCGGACGCTACGGCTGA
- a CDS encoding ADP-ribosylglycohydrolase family protein — translation MPDMFERYQGCLLGLAAGDAVGTSVEFSPRESFTPLTDMVGGGPFRLKAGQWTDDTSMALCLAESLTHCRGFNAHDQMTRYLNWWQWGYLSATGECFDIGTTVVKALSKFSVDGDPFAGSSAPDTAGNGSLMRLAPVVLYYFPDTQRALYYAGESSRTTHAAAEAIDCCRLFAQILVNALSGKGKTETLLEIPDMPATENVRRIAAGEYQNKSRAAIHGTGYCVQSLEAALWCFFHAESFEQTILLAANLGDDADTTAAIAGQIAGAWFGVEAIPERWRRLLWFYDDIDGLARRLLDKPQ, via the coding sequence ATGCCCGACATGTTCGAACGCTATCAGGGTTGTCTGCTGGGACTGGCGGCTGGCGATGCGGTAGGTACCAGCGTTGAATTCAGCCCCAGAGAGAGCTTTACCCCCCTGACCGATATGGTCGGTGGCGGTCCCTTCAGGCTGAAGGCGGGGCAATGGACTGACGATACTTCCATGGCGCTCTGTCTGGCCGAAAGCCTGACCCACTGCCGGGGATTTAACGCCCACGACCAAATGACGCGTTACCTGAACTGGTGGCAGTGGGGCTATCTCAGCGCCACCGGGGAATGCTTTGATATCGGCACCACCGTTGTCAAAGCGCTGTCAAAGTTCTCAGTTGATGGCGATCCCTTCGCGGGCTCCAGCGCGCCGGATACGGCAGGTAATGGCTCACTGATGCGCCTGGCGCCCGTGGTGCTCTATTACTTTCCCGATACTCAGCGTGCACTGTACTACGCAGGAGAGTCATCGCGCACCACCCACGCGGCAGCCGAAGCGATTGACTGCTGCCGGCTATTCGCTCAGATCCTGGTCAATGCGCTCAGCGGCAAAGGAAAAACAGAGACACTGCTGGAGATTCCAGACATGCCCGCCACGGAAAACGTCCGCCGCATTGCCGCAGGGGAATACCAGAACAAATCCCGAGCCGCAATCCACGGGACCGGTTACTGCGTTCAGAGCCTTGAAGCCGCGCTGTGGTGTTTCTTCCACGCTGAGAGTTTTGAGCAGACCATCCTGCTGGCGGCCAATCTCGGTGATGATGCCGACACCACCGCCGCCATCGCCGGACAGATAGCTGGCGCCTGGTTCGGGGTAGAAGCTATTCCGGAACGCTGGCGTCGCCTGCTCTGGTTTTACGATGATATTGATGGTCTGGCGCGCAGGCTGCTGGATAAACCGCAGTGA
- the phoU gene encoding phosphate signaling complex protein PhoU — translation MDNLNLNKHISGQFNAELEHIRTQIMTMGGLVEQQLTDAITAMHNQDAELAQRVIEGDKKVNMMEVEIDEACVRIIAKRQPTASDLRLVMAIIKTISELERIGDVADKICRTAVEKFSRQHQPLLVSLESLGRHTVQMLHDVLDAFARMDIDEAVRIYREDKKVDKEYEGIVRQLMTHMMEDTRTIPSVLTALFCARSIERIGDRCQNICEFIFYFVKGQDFRHVGGDELDKLLAGHDPKE, via the coding sequence ATGGATAACCTGAATCTTAATAAGCACATTTCCGGCCAGTTCAATGCCGAACTGGAACATATTCGCACCCAGATTATGACCATGGGCGGGCTGGTGGAGCAGCAGCTGACCGATGCCATTACCGCCATGCATAACCAGGACGCCGAACTGGCACAGCGGGTTATCGAAGGCGATAAAAAGGTCAATATGATGGAGGTGGAAATTGACGAGGCGTGCGTACGCATCATCGCCAAGCGTCAGCCCACCGCCAGTGACCTGCGCCTGGTAATGGCGATCATCAAGACTATTTCCGAGCTGGAACGCATCGGCGATGTGGCGGATAAGATCTGCCGCACGGCGGTCGAGAAGTTCTCCCGCCAGCACCAGCCGCTGCTGGTCAGCCTGGAGTCGCTGGGTCGCCATACGGTGCAGATGCTGCATGACGTACTGGACGCCTTTGCCCGCATGGATATTGACGAAGCGGTGCGAATCTACCGTGAAGATAAAAAGGTCGATAAGGAGTATGAAGGCATCGTTCGTCAGCTGATGACCCATATGATGGAAGATACGCGAACCATCCCGAGCGTGCTGACCGCGCTGTTCTGCGCCCGCTCCATTGAACGTATCGGCGATCGCTGCCAGAACATCTGCGAATTTATCTTCTACTTCGTGAAGGGCCAGGACTTTCGCCACGTGGGCGGCGATGAACTGGATAAGCTGCTGGCGGGCCACGATCCGAAAGAGTAA
- the pstA gene encoding phosphate ABC transporter permease PstA → MATMELQAAANLAESRRKMQAKRRFKNRIALTLSMATMAFGLFWLIWILFATVTRGIDGMSLALFTEMTPPPNSEGGGLANALVGSGLLIVWATVFGTPLGIMAGIYLAEYGRKSWLAEVIRFINDILLSAPSIVVGLFVYTIVVAQMQHFSGWAGVIALALLQVPIVIRTTENMLKLVPDSLREAAYALGTPKWKMISAITLKASVSGIITGVLLAVARIAGETAPLLFTSLSNQFWSTDMMQPIANLPVTIFKFAMSPFAGWQELAWAGVLIITLCVLLLNIVARVLFAKRKHG, encoded by the coding sequence GAACTGCAAGCGGCGGCAAATCTGGCGGAATCACGCCGTAAAATGCAGGCAAAGCGCCGCTTTAAGAATCGTATTGCCCTGACATTGTCGATGGCCACCATGGCATTCGGCCTGTTCTGGCTGATCTGGATCCTGTTCGCCACGGTTACGCGTGGTATCGACGGCATGTCACTGGCGCTGTTTACCGAAATGACGCCGCCGCCCAATTCAGAAGGCGGCGGTCTGGCTAACGCCCTGGTCGGTAGCGGGCTGCTAATCGTCTGGGCTACCGTTTTTGGTACGCCGCTGGGCATTATGGCGGGGATCTACCTGGCGGAATATGGCCGTAAATCATGGCTGGCGGAGGTGATCCGCTTTATTAACGATATTCTGCTGTCTGCTCCCTCCATCGTAGTGGGTCTGTTCGTCTACACCATCGTTGTCGCCCAGATGCAGCACTTTTCCGGCTGGGCCGGGGTGATCGCGCTGGCGTTGCTGCAGGTGCCTATCGTGATTCGTACCACGGAAAATATGCTCAAGCTGGTGCCGGATAGCCTGCGTGAAGCGGCCTATGCGCTGGGTACGCCAAAGTGGAAGATGATCTCGGCCATTACCCTGAAGGCGTCTGTTTCCGGGATTATCACCGGTGTGCTGCTGGCAGTGGCGCGTATCGCAGGGGAAACGGCGCCGCTGCTGTTCACTTCGCTCTCCAACCAGTTCTGGAGCACCGATATGATGCAGCCGATAGCCAACCTGCCGGTGACCATCTTTAAGTTTGCCATGAGCCCCTTCGCCGGATGGCAGGAGCTGGCCTGGGCCGGGGTGTTGATCATCACCCTCTGCGTTCTGTTGCTGAATATTGTGGCGCGCGTACTGTTCGCGAAACGTAAACACGGTTAA
- the yieH gene encoding 6-phosphogluconate phosphatase, with translation MSQIEALFFDCDGTLVDSEVICSRAYVHMFASHGIELDLEEVFKRFKGVKLYEIIDIINQEHGTALTREALEPVYRAEVARLFEAELEAIPGARELLDSISLPMCVVSNGPVSKMEHSLGRTGMLHHFPQRLFSGYDLQRWKPDPAMMFHAAEVMEVDVQRCILVDDSMAGAQAGIAAGMEVFYFCADPHNKPIDHPKVTTFTDLAQLPALWKARGWEINRS, from the coding sequence AGAAGCGCTATTTTTCGATTGTGACGGAACGCTGGTCGACAGCGAAGTCATCTGTTCCCGTGCCTATGTGCATATGTTTGCCAGCCACGGCATTGAGCTGGACCTGGAAGAGGTTTTTAAACGCTTTAAAGGCGTGAAGCTCTACGAAATTATCGACATCATTAATCAGGAGCACGGCACCGCCCTGACCCGGGAAGCGTTGGAGCCAGTCTATCGCGCCGAAGTGGCGCGCCTGTTCGAAGCCGAGCTGGAAGCTATTCCCGGCGCCCGGGAGCTACTGGACAGCATCAGCCTGCCCATGTGCGTGGTCTCTAACGGGCCGGTCAGCAAAATGGAGCACTCGCTGGGCAGAACCGGCATGCTGCACCACTTCCCGCAGCGTTTATTCAGCGGTTACGATCTGCAACGCTGGAAGCCGGATCCGGCCATGATGTTCCATGCCGCAGAGGTGATGGAAGTCGACGTGCAGCGCTGTATTCTGGTGGATGATTCTATGGCGGGCGCCCAGGCCGGTATCGCCGCCGGTATGGAGGTTTTCTACTTCTGCGCCGACCCTCACAATAAGCCTATCGATCACCCGAAAGTGACCACCTTTACCGATCTGGCACAGTTGCCCGCGTTGTGGAAGGCCCGGGGCTGGGAAATTAACCGTTCCTGA